A stretch of DNA from Pseudomonadota bacterium:
AGAGATGCAGACCTTTGAATCAAAGTAGTTCAAATATGTTGGCATGATTTGCAAGGAGTATATATCTATGGGAACAGATGATATAAAAGAAAATGAGCAGCAGCGGCGTATGCTTCAGGAATATATCTTCAGCCTTGAAGATGTCCAGGAAAAGGCTGAAGAACTTGCCGGCGCCCACGAAAAACTTAAACAATCCCAGGATTTTCTAATAGCTGTCCTCGACAGTACGACCCATGGCATATGTCTGGTTAAAAATCATACGTTTATCTGGTGTAATAATGCATTTGCAGATATTCTCGGATGGAATCAGGAGGATATGATCGGCCAAAAATCAAACATCATATTCCATGACGAAGAGGAACATGCAAACATTGACCGTATAATTTACAATAACCCCCTCAAAGACAGGATGTTAACATATGAGTATGATTTTATGCATAAAGACGGTCATCGCGTCAGTTGTATGGTAAAAGGACGTCCGCAGGACGAACATGATCTTTCCAAGGGATATGTATTCTCGGTTACAGATTTTACCGAATTGAAAAAAACCGAAACAGCGTTAAAGAATGCATACAAAGAGCTGGAAGGACGCACCAAAGACCTCCTGGAAGCAAACGTAAACTTAAACAGGGAAATAAAGGATCACAAAAAAACAGAAGACAAATTAAACCAATACCGGGCTCATCTTGAAGACCTGGTAATGAAAAGAACAGCAGAGCTCAAAGAAACTAACGAAAAACTTCAGCAGGAAATATCCGAACGCAACCAGCAAGAAGAGGCCCTTAATAAGCTGAAGGAACTGGAATCGTCTATGCTGGGCGCAATCCCCCATGCCGTTATTGGCTTGAAAGAACGTATCGTTATATTTGCCAACGATTCAGTGGAAGAGGTGTTCGGCTGGAAACCGGAAGAGTTGATAGGCAAAAGAACGAGAACCCTTTACAGGACAGATGCAGACTATGAAGAGATCGGCACTTTATACCAGGTTCTTGAAAAACAAAAAGTGTACAGCATGGAAATTAACTGTCGTCACAAAGACGGGAGAGATATTATCTGCAAACTGAACGTTTCAAGGATAGGAACAAGTCTGGCGGAAAAACATATTGTTGTTATGTATGAAGATATTACAGATAAAAAAAGGGTTGAAAACGCCCTCAGGGAAAGTGAGGAAAAATACCGCAATATCTTTGATAATACCATAGAGGGGATACTACAGTCAGCCCCTGACGGCCGCATATTGAACGCCAACCCCGCCCTTGTTAGTCTGTATAAAGCCGATTCGCTTTATGAATTAGTCAATGATGTCAAGAATTTCGGCAAACTGTTCGTAGATCCCTTACGGTGCGAGGAATTTCAACGCCTGTTGATGGAACAAAGCACGGTCAAGAGTTTTGAGGCAGAGTTGTACTGTAAGGACAAAAATATATGCTGGGTCTCCATTAATGCGCGTTCCGTTTTGGATGAAGACGGAAAGCTTATTTACTATGAAGGCACCCTGCAGGATATCTCCGAGCACAAAAAGCTTGAATCCCAACTGCTCCAATCCCAAAAAATGGAGGCCATCGGTACTTTAGCCGGAGGTGTTGCCCACGATATCAATAATATTCTGATGGGCATACAAGGCTATACATCTCTTGCGCTCTTTAATCTGAAAAGTTCCCACCCTAACTATGAAAAACTCAAAAGTATAGAAGCGCTTGTAAAAAGCGGGGCTGATCTGACAAGACAGCTCCTTGGCTTCGCGAGAGGGGGAAGATACGAGGTAAAACCTTCCAATATTAATGAGATCGTTGCAAAGACGTCCATGATGTTCGGCCGTACAAAAAAGGAGATTACGATTCACACACAATATGAGGAAAAGCCCTATACTGTGGATGTTGATCAGGGACAGATCGAGCAGGCCCTTTTAAACCTGTATGTAAACGCCTGGCAGGCTATGCCCGGAGGAGGTGAATTACACATAGAAACACAAAACCATTTTTTTGATGAAAACAATGCAAAAGCTTCTTATGTAAAACCCGGTGAATATCTTAAGATATCTGTAACCGATACGGGCATCGGCATGGACAGCAAAACAAAGGAGAGGATTTTTGAGCCCTTTTTTACAACTAAAGATATGGGTCACGGCACCGGTCTCGGACTCGCTTCAGTATACGGCATTGTGAAGAACCATGGGGGGTTTATTAACGTTTACAGTGAAAAAGGGCACGGAAGTACATTCAACATATATCTTCCCGCTTCAGAAAGAGCAGTACAAAAAGAAGAAGCATTTATCTCTGACACCATCAAAGGCACAGAGACAATTCTTCTTGTGGATGATGAAGAAACAATTATTGATGTTAATAAAGATTTTCTTGAGTTGCTCGGATACAGCGTCATAGCTGCAAGAAGCGGCAGAGAAGCCATTGAAACATATAAAGCAAGGGCAGAAACTATTGACCTTGTGATCCTGGATATGATCATGCCTGATATAGGGGGCGCAGAAACCTTTGAATTTTTAAAAATGGTTAATCCGGATGTTAAGGCCATTCTTTCAACCGGTTACAGCATTAACGGTCAGGCAACCGGCATAATAAACAGAGGTTGCAAAGCCTTTATACAAAAACCCTTCACCATACAAACATTGTCACAAAAAATCAGAGAGGTCCTCGACAATTAGCAAAATTACTTTTGTAAAAAAATATCCCTGATATAAAGTCTTTAGTTGACTCATTCCGGTTGCAGTTCTATAATATCAGCTCATATGAAGAATAATTTATACGATTATCTGAAGGAAGATATCGGGTCCGGAGATGTCACAACAAACTCAATTGTGCCCAAAGGCCATACCTCAAAGGCACGTATAATAGCAAAGGAAGATGGTGTTATTGCAGGAAACACTTTTGCTGCAGGGGTTTTTATGTTGCTGGACAATCAGCTTTTGTATGAAGAAGTGGTGCATGATGGTGAGCGTGTGAAAAAAGGTGATGTTATTGCCATTGTTAAAGGAAAGACACGTGCAATCCTTAGCGGCGAGAGGGTTGCCTTAAATATCCTCCAGAGGCTTTCCGGCATAGCCACACTTACAAGACAATTTGTAGATGCTGTTGAAGACACAGAAACAAAGATACTTGATACAAGAAAAACATCCCCGGGACACAGGATAGCGGAAAAATATGCAGTAAGAATGGGCAGCGGTGTTAATCACAGGAGCGATTTAAGTGAGATGGCCTTGATCAAGGAAAATCATATAGCTGTTGCAGGGTCTATCAAAGAAGCGATTAAAAGGGTCCATGCAAACTCAAAAGTCCCTGTAGAAGTAGAAGTAAAAAATATGGCAGAGCTAATGCAGGCTTTGGAGGAAAACGTTGACCGGATACTCCTTGACAATTGGAATATAGAGTCTACACGTGAGGCGGTTTCTTATACAAACAAACGCGTTCCCCTTGAGGCATCGGGAAATATGACCCTTGAAAGTGTTACCGGGGTTGCAAAAACAGGTGTTGATTTCATCTCAATTGGTGCATTAACACATTCATTTAAGTCCCTTGACATAAGCTTGCTCCATGAAGGAGTTTGATTTATGACGGGAAACGCCGATGTACTCGAAAGAATAAAAGCTGCAAAAGAAAGGCTTGGAAAAGATTTAATAATACTTGCCCATTACTATCAGCACCGTGACATTGTAAAATTCGCCGATTTTGTCGGTGATTCGCTGCAGCTTGCCCAGACTGCCTCCAGGCAGAAAAATGCCCGCTATATTGTGTTTTGTGCAGTCTCTTTCATGGCAGAGACGGCAAGAATCCTTTGCAGTCCGGAGCAGGAGGTATTCCATCCCGAACCGGATGCGCGATGCCCACTTGCTGAAATGGCAAATATCGACGATGTAGAGAAAGCATGGACTGCCATACAGAAGACAGGCAAGAAGATTATCCCGGTAGTTTACGTCAATTCCAATGCAGATTTGAAGGCCTTCTGCGGACAAAACGAAGGTCTTGCATGCACCTCATCAAATGCAAAAAAGGTCATGGAGCATATTTTATCAGAAAAGAAAATTCCTTTATTTTTCCCTGATGAAAACCTGGGTAGAAATACGGCGCATACCATGGGCATCAATGACAGCGAAATGTTTCTCTGGGATCCCTATGCAGCCGATGGTGATAGAAACACAGCAGCCATAAAAAAGGCGCAGGTTTTCCTTTGGAGGGGGTTTTGTATTATCCATACGATGTTTTTATTGTCCGATGTGGAGCGTGTAAGAAAAGAACATGACAATATAAAAGTCGTTGTCCACCCCGAATGTACACCAAGTGTTGTTGATATATCGGATTTTGCAGGCTCGACAAGCTTTATAAAAGACATTGTAGAACAATCTGAGATTGGTTCAAAGTGGGCAATCGGAACAGAGATAAATTTTGTAAACAGTATAAAGGCGGCAAATCCGGATAAACTTGTTATACCCTTAAAAACCTCCGGATGCAGGGAAATGGCAAAGGTTACACCGGAAAAACTCCTTCATGTTCTTGAAGGTCTGGTTGAAGGAACCCCCCTTCACCATGTTTCTGTTGATGCATCATATGTTGAACATGCCCGGACAGCTTTAAAGAGAATGCTGGAGATTGCTTGAGATGAACAATGACAACATACACTTTTGCGATGTTCTGGTTATCGGTTCAGGCATAGCCGGTCTTTCTGCCGCTATCACCGCAGCCGAATCAGGGCTTGATGTGATTGTAACAACAAAAAGTTCTGTTGAAGAATCAAATACCTTTTATGCCCAGGGCGGGATCGTTTCTATGGGACAGGATGATTCCCCGGAGTTCCTTATCAAGGATATCATGGAGGCTGGTGACGGCATCTCAAATCTTGACGCCGTAAAGATGATCTCCCGTGAAGGACCTTTGCTGGTCAAGGAATTCCTGATCAACAAAATAGGGGTCCCTTTTTCACGTACAACAGACACAGATTATGAATATGCACAGGAGGCCAGTCATTCGAAACGGAGGATTCTCCATTGTATGGATTCCACAGGGAAGGCCATTGAGGAAAGCCTTGTCGGGTATGCAAAGAACGTTAAAAAAATCAGGATATTTGCTGATTATACAGTCATAGACCTTTTGACCGTCCCGCATCATTCGACCAATCCTGTTTCACTTTATATCGAACCGCAGTGCATTGGGGCCTATGCCCTGAATAATATAAGTGAACAGGTAGAAAGGATATTTTCTTCATTTACGATACTTGCCACAGGCGGGCCGGGAGGGACATATCTCCATACCACCAATCCTCCGGGCGCAACAGGGGATGGATTTGCCATGGCGCACAGGACCGGCGCCCGGATGATCAACATGGAATATATACAATTTCACCCCACAAGCCTTTTTCACAAGGATGCGGACGGTTTTCTTATCTCCGAGGCTGTGAGGGGCGAAGGAGCAAGGCTTAAAACGAGAGATGGTGAAACCTTCATGGAAAACTATTCCCCGCTTGGCGATCTTGCACCCA
This window harbors:
- a CDS encoding PAS domain S-box protein gives rise to the protein MGTDDIKENEQQRRMLQEYIFSLEDVQEKAEELAGAHEKLKQSQDFLIAVLDSTTHGICLVKNHTFIWCNNAFADILGWNQEDMIGQKSNIIFHDEEEHANIDRIIYNNPLKDRMLTYEYDFMHKDGHRVSCMVKGRPQDEHDLSKGYVFSVTDFTELKKTETALKNAYKELEGRTKDLLEANVNLNREIKDHKKTEDKLNQYRAHLEDLVMKRTAELKETNEKLQQEISERNQQEEALNKLKELESSMLGAIPHAVIGLKERIVIFANDSVEEVFGWKPEELIGKRTRTLYRTDADYEEIGTLYQVLEKQKVYSMEINCRHKDGRDIICKLNVSRIGTSLAEKHIVVMYEDITDKKRVENALRESEEKYRNIFDNTIEGILQSAPDGRILNANPALVSLYKADSLYELVNDVKNFGKLFVDPLRCEEFQRLLMEQSTVKSFEAELYCKDKNICWVSINARSVLDEDGKLIYYEGTLQDISEHKKLESQLLQSQKMEAIGTLAGGVAHDINNILMGIQGYTSLALFNLKSSHPNYEKLKSIEALVKSGADLTRQLLGFARGGRYEVKPSNINEIVAKTSMMFGRTKKEITIHTQYEEKPYTVDVDQGQIEQALLNLYVNAWQAMPGGGELHIETQNHFFDENNAKASYVKPGEYLKISVTDTGIGMDSKTKERIFEPFFTTKDMGHGTGLGLASVYGIVKNHGGFINVYSEKGHGSTFNIYLPASERAVQKEEAFISDTIKGTETILLVDDEETIIDVNKDFLELLGYSVIAARSGREAIETYKARAETIDLVILDMIMPDIGGAETFEFLKMVNPDVKAILSTGYSINGQATGIINRGCKAFIQKPFTIQTLSQKIREVLDN
- the nadC gene encoding carboxylating nicotinate-nucleotide diphosphorylase; its protein translation is MKNNLYDYLKEDIGSGDVTTNSIVPKGHTSKARIIAKEDGVIAGNTFAAGVFMLLDNQLLYEEVVHDGERVKKGDVIAIVKGKTRAILSGERVALNILQRLSGIATLTRQFVDAVEDTETKILDTRKTSPGHRIAEKYAVRMGSGVNHRSDLSEMALIKENHIAVAGSIKEAIKRVHANSKVPVEVEVKNMAELMQALEENVDRILLDNWNIESTREAVSYTNKRVPLEASGNMTLESVTGVAKTGVDFISIGALTHSFKSLDISLLHEGV
- the nadA gene encoding quinolinate synthase NadA gives rise to the protein MTGNADVLERIKAAKERLGKDLIILAHYYQHRDIVKFADFVGDSLQLAQTASRQKNARYIVFCAVSFMAETARILCSPEQEVFHPEPDARCPLAEMANIDDVEKAWTAIQKTGKKIIPVVYVNSNADLKAFCGQNEGLACTSSNAKKVMEHILSEKKIPLFFPDENLGRNTAHTMGINDSEMFLWDPYAADGDRNTAAIKKAQVFLWRGFCIIHTMFLLSDVERVRKEHDNIKVVVHPECTPSVVDISDFAGSTSFIKDIVEQSEIGSKWAIGTEINFVNSIKAANPDKLVIPLKTSGCREMAKVTPEKLLHVLEGLVEGTPLHHVSVDASYVEHARTALKRMLEIA
- the nadB gene encoding L-aspartate oxidase, translated to MNNDNIHFCDVLVIGSGIAGLSAAITAAESGLDVIVTTKSSVEESNTFYAQGGIVSMGQDDSPEFLIKDIMEAGDGISNLDAVKMISREGPLLVKEFLINKIGVPFSRTTDTDYEYAQEASHSKRRILHCMDSTGKAIEESLVGYAKNVKKIRIFADYTVIDLLTVPHHSTNPVSLYIEPQCIGAYALNNISEQVERIFSSFTILATGGPGGTYLHTTNPPGATGDGFAMAHRTGARMINMEYIQFHPTSLFHKDADGFLISEAVRGEGARLKTRDGETFMENYSPLGDLAPRDEVSRAIYEEMIKRGDAYVYLDIASYAKIDIKKRFPTIYEKCLSLDIDMLKGPIPVVPAAHYGCGGILVDNYGRTSLKKLYAAGEVTATGIHGANRLASTSLLEGLVWGIKSARHIASNFDNTKPYKESEIPPWRFPEKEEEADPALIQQDWLSIRSTMWNYVGIIRTVKRLERALADLGYLKNRIDDFYRRAHLEPMVINLRNGIRAALIIAEAAFTNRSSRGAHYIK